A single genomic interval of Antechinus flavipes isolate AdamAnt ecotype Samford, QLD, Australia chromosome 1, AdamAnt_v2, whole genome shotgun sequence harbors:
- the LOC127542896 gene encoding NTF2-related export protein 2: MAMASSVDFKIYVDQACRAAEEFVNIYYDTIDKRRRVLTRLYLNSATLIWNGNAISGQDALNEFFEMLPSSEFHISVLDCQPVHEQATQSQTTILVVTCGTVKFDGNKQRYFNQNFLLTAQATPNNTVWKIASDCFRFQD, from the coding sequence ATGGCAATGGCATCATCTGTGGATTTTAAGATCTATGTGGATCAGGCATGTAGAGCCGCTGAAGAATTTGTCAATATTTACTATGACACCATTGATAAAAGGAGAAGGGTACTGACTAGATTATACTTGAACAGCGCCACTCTGATTTGGAATGGAAATGCTATTTCTGGACAAGATGCTCTGAATGAATTTTTTGAGATGTTGCCTTCCAGTGAGTTCCATATCAGTGTGTTAGATTGCCAACCTGTTCATGAACAAGCTACTCAGAGCCAAACTACCATCCTCGTGGTGACCTGTGGGACTGTGAAGTTTGATGGGAATAAACAGCGCTATTTCAACCAGAACTTCCTGTTGACAGCACAAGCCACACCCAACAACACAGTATGGAAGATTGCAAGTGATTGCTTCCGCTTTCAGGATTGA